The following is a genomic window from Hyperolius riggenbachi isolate aHypRig1 chromosome 4, aHypRig1.pri, whole genome shotgun sequence.
TTTTCAGAAACCACAGTTTCCAGATACGTCATCTCCCAGCTGTTCTGCATGCGTGCTTCTGTGACAATAGATGTAAGATACACCTGTGAATACTATGTAGGAATGCTGCATGTCGGCTTTGTGCAAGTGCTGTAATCACCTGCAGCAATTTACATGGATGGTTCTAAAGCCATTCAACTTCATCCACAGGAATCAGGCGGTTCAGAAACTTACCTTCACCAGTCCAACAACGCCACCCAGAAATggattaaaagacaactgaagtgagaagaatatggagactgcctggcaaccatgctgatctatttggctacagtagtatctgaataataccagaaacaagcatgcagctaatcttgtcagatctgacaataatgtcagaaacacctaatatgctgcatgcttgttcagggtgtttggctaatagtattagaggcagaggatcagcaggactgccaggagactggtattgtttaaatggaaataaatatggcagcctgcatatacctcttgcttcagttgtcctttatggtgaaatgcgtaggcaagatagcagttttacccactactgatggtcacctgttttttttttgttttttttgtaagatttggtggggactagctacaaccaggcccctagactctctccaggccctaggcaactgcctaggtttgccttgtggatgatccggctctgacaCCCACTTCACCCAATGCTTGCAAACCAATCAGAGCATTCACAATAGTTGGCGCTATTGATTGGTCTAGGTATAAGCTAGCATAACCTgcttcaactcagaattattcacCTCATTGACTGTTCTGAAGCATGTTTAAAAACAAATGGatgatacttaccttagtagtggGAAGTCTTTGAATAGTCCAGAGACTTCCGGGGTACTTCTACATGCCACCCTCAATAGCAGGCTGAATAGGTATAGCACAACCGcactgggcatgcatgagtaCAGTCTCGGCATGCCCagtagaggggaggggagggcttGTGCTCAGAGAAGAATTCCTTGCTGCACTAGCGCTCCCCTTTACTGGACATGCATGGACCGTACTTGCACATGCCAGTGTGGTTGAGTTGTCCACAGCTGTGCTCCCATGTTGATGATTGAGAGGAACCCAGTGCTGGATCAGGGGAATGTGGAGGACCCCGGGAAGTCtccacccagaggcttcccattatCGAGagaagtatctaacttttgtttttaaatagGGTTGCTAATCCAATCCGGGTTTTCTACTTCAGAAACCCGGATTATGCTGCGCAATGCACTTCAGTACCTTATGTAGTGTGGAGGGGCAGGGGGAGGCCACGAGGTTGGGGTCCACACCACACTTCATGAGACTCCGCTACTTCCTCCTCCCGGCTTGGAAGAAGGAAGCATCGTAGTCACCTGAAGCACGGTGTGGACCCACCTGACCTTCACCTACCCCTCTCCACTACCTGAGGTTCTGAAGTGTGTTGTGCGGCATAATCTGTGTTTCCAAAGTAGGAAACCTTCAAGCCTGGTTCACAAAACTGGCCAGATCCTAACGGAGGTGAATGAATGCTCCTATGTTACCCGTTCTGCCGAATGAACCAAGTTTGGGAAGGCTGCAATAAATCCGGAGCAATCCATTTTAGGGATCAGTTTGTTTGTTGATCTGAGCTGGATTCAAACAGCAACACTTTAAATACACTTCTGGATTGCTTTCACAATCACAACATGGAAAAATTGCCTTCTGCATTTGCTGGAAGACTTCAGGTAAACTTTGAATTCCACCTTTTATTCTGCATAAATAAAAGTTTGCATCACAGCAATGCTTAAACACTTTTGTTCTGGATTGGAAATTTATAAGCCACCAATGGCTGGAGAAAAGTCCTATAGGAATGTCCATATTCATAAGAAAGGGAGACACAGAGagtccagtatagtgtagtatgtactggaaaagTGAGTAtgatgttatactcacaagtttgggttaccatccaggcaaccactatataggcaggtgggaagtattaaacctgtccccactcaggaaaaataagtcactctctgtagatcggaagaaaaggggccaaatcccctccaccaggggtggatataatctagcctctgtacaactgtacgTCCATATTCAGTCCTTGAAGGCCATATCCATGACAGTGGTgatgatggactgagaaatggagaaatgtgttctatttGGTGACTCAGAACTTTTGTATTAAAGTCCCATCCATTAATTTGTTTTGTGACAAAAATGTGTCAGGGCCTCGGCCCTTGAGGagtagagttggaggtccctttaATAGGACTTATCTAACCCTGGTCTCTCCAGGTACGGTGGAACTACAGGGTATCACATTCATCCTCTGCTTTTGCTATCTTTTCCCTTTGACACTGCTGTCATCCATACCAGTGTTTATCAATATTACTATAGCATGTAGACCTTCATCAATGATTTTGTTGGCCAAGTCTCCTCTGGAGTACACATACCATGTGTTGAGTGCCTAGGAGGATCTATACCGCGACCACACAGGCGAGTCAGTGATCTGGAAATGGCTGCCTCTTTTTAGCCTCCTACTGTTATCGGTTAGAACAGCAATCTCTAGAAGGGGGTCTCCAGGCCTTTCAATATCGTCAGAAGGCAGGGCTTGAAGAATATACTGGAGAGAGGAGCAGACGTGGGACAGAAAGGACAATCTGACGGTATATTATCAGTAACAGTTCACATTCATTTTTACACTTTAATGACTGAAAAGTCATCTTGTTAGCCTAGCCTCCAGAGATGCGAAGATTGGCTATTTAAGTTCTATTGACAGCATTGGGGGCCCACCAGCTCGTTGTCCTCCTGCGTGCCTAAAGCCCCGCGCTTCCTGGACTAGTCTTAGTTTTGTTAACATAAACGTTATTCATTTATTCCTTGGTCGGTGTAGGATCAGAGTGACTTGTCTCAGTGTAAACATGGTAAGTCTCTTCTGTGTCTTGTGAGGTCTCCTGGCTTTGAATAGTTCCATATTCCAAACTTTGCATCTGTAATTGCTCCCTCTCTCTGAGGACGTTTTTCTCTGGAGCACCTGGGATATAATGACCGTCTCCCTCCTCGTCGCTGTCCTAAAAATGAGAAGATTCTCCTCAGAGTAAAATGCGCATTTCAAATAAACACTCCAAAACTggccagatttaccaaatctctaAACGATAAACATTGGCCTGCCCTTTTCTTTCGTGGCAGGGGTTGTTCTGGAGGGACGGAAGTCAATTTGGATGCTGGAGGCACCTGGGTAAAatggtagtggctggatagtgtactggttaagggcactgccttagggctcattcacagtatgagagcttatctgagcgcttgtgattttaaaagctcttgctaatgttatcctatgtgagtgttctcactggagcaatgcgattttgtaaaaatctcccataccattgcattagcaagagcttttaaaatctccagCGTTTAAaatgctcttgtagtgtgaacgggcccttagacatgagagaccagggtttgaatcctggctaaggtcagtacctattcaataaggagttcaagacaagactccctaatactgcagggtggcctcttgagcgtgtccttagtggctgcagctcttgagcgctttgagtccaccaggagaaatgcactatacaaatattattattataatggacaccgtcatagggtaatgggcactgccataggcgcCTATTATAAAAGCCACAATTTGCAGCAGTAAATTGTGGTGCCCTGATATGCAAATTGTGGCATTGCATGCCTTGGCGCCTACGATTCTATCTGGTGCATCCAGGCACTGAAATTTAGCTTCTTTGCCACTGCGcctctgggcacccaaatttacttTCTTTGGTGCAAATTGCGAGCTCGGCGgggggtttaaagagaatctatattgttaaaatcgcacaaaagtaaacataacagtgcgttaggggacatctcctattaccctctgtcacaattttgccgatccccaccgcattaaaagtagtcaaaaactgttttaaaaggtttgtttataaacaaacaaaatggccaccaaaacaggaagtaggttgatgtacaggatGTCCACACAAAGAaaacacatccatacacaagcaggctgtatacagcattccttttgaatctcaagagatcacttgtgtgtttaccttcttccccctgcagctctcatccactgaatactagtgacaggctgtgaggctgattgtttcttcctgcagacagctctgccctgtctgtaattcctcagtatgtgtcagccagctcctttcatagcctaacagaggaggaattTTATCCAACTCTCtttcactgataagagagcagagacgctgctggcttatgtaaataacacacacactggagtgtgcatagaggggcctggagggggttgtgcatagcagatcagcatggaagagttggcagccttccagacacagggcgacaagtccgacaggggaaagatacattgatttattacagagacggtgatagtagaaagtgctgcagtaagccagagcacattagaataggtttaggaacttgtaggatggtagaaaaaaggatgacatttttgttacagagtctctttaaggtttaggtatggggaggggttaggcaccaccagagggggggggggggttagggttactgTTGGAATCACGCAGTAGAATATTGCTACTTTTAGCAATATTGTACTAGCAGCAcccccggcacccttttttccaggcactttTTTTATGTACGCAGCGGGTGGCCCCAGCAAATGCTATTTTATCAGCCTCCAGTGCCCAAATTGCTCATAATAGGCTATAGTAAAAAATtagaaattactgatattttattatcgGAATAACCCACTAATTTACTGACTATTTGTGGCTATTAAAAGCACCTAAATTCCAGCGACACCCATTTTAGATGTACGCGTTCTGGAACGCCAGTTCTAGCGCCACATATAATGTAACTGATTGGTTGCGCTTCAGCCACTCACCTCTTCCTGCGCTCTCTTGTACTCGTCAATGGCGTACTGATATTTGGGAGAATTCAAACCAAACATAGTGGCCAATTTTCCTCCGAGGAAATCACAGGCTGGAAAAGGCACATAAAGTAGAGAGTAAGAAAACGACCAGTTACCAATGCTTCACTGTCTAAAATACacacataaaaaacaaaacaaaacaaaacaacccaCAAAATTCGCACTCTCTTGCATTTTTTGGGAGAGCTACAGACCGCCATATGATAAAAATGACAATGCAGCAATTGttcctaaagctatgtacacaggtGAATGTTACTTACCACCCAtatctatattttattttttgttatttttaaatatgtattagAGTCCTGACCCACCGGAGAGCATTTTGAGATTCATTttcgctttttaaaaaatgcttccatGGAACTACATTAAAATCATGGCAAAATAGCCGGGATTATacagcaattttaatgtaagtcaatggaagtgtttaaaaaaaaacgacttgCAGGTGTGTCAGGGCTCTTAAatggactctgaagcgagtcctaAATCATGTTATTACTGTAATGCACTAtagatagtgctaaaccgccacatcccgcagcaaaacaaggggtttatacccccaaatctcctctgcaaaatccacggctatcttggtcgtggattttgctgctcatggaggcagagctttgagctgcagctctgcctccatgcgcgtcaatctccgcctctccccgcttctctctgtgaaggcagattgagaggggggcggggagaggcgacgatcagcggggattgacttgcttagaggcagagctacagtgctaagctctgcctcatcaggaagcgctcccccgactttgcagaggggatttgggggtataaacccctcgttttgccgtggggatgcggcggtttagcactatctatagtgctttacagtaatGACATGCtttaagagtctctttaaaggacacccaaggtgaaaataagctaatgaaataaataattgtatctatcatccttctcctaaaaaatgactttaagatattccagttttattttatgtttaaatctactttttaagttttaactgttttattgtttttgctcaattacacattcattgaagtatgccagagctaaaatctatgaactattgaccctttttcatctctttcctgctctcaaaagccattttctgctaggaaagtgttttatagttggaatttcttatcagtgagggtcacactgtagtcacttcctgtctgagtcaggactgaatcagccacttacatacctgatatttaactctttcaggcagataaagaaaaaaaggaacacagcatagtgatttgtgtgctaggctctgtgcctactcatgtctatctcatgtaacatgtcacctcaggtatcctttaaagtgcacctgaagtggAAGAACCCCTGCCCAatttagatagccacatgtgcccccaatattaggcagccccccagtataggcagatgCGCCCCCTGTATTAGGCAGCCACCCCCCAAATGCAGAGTATGCGGAGTGAGTTATAATGGTTACTTGTCTCGGCACTGCCAGAATCCCACTTCACCCTGTCACACAGTTGTGGTGTCTCCTCTCTGACTCTTCCAGTGGTGCACATAATGAGGCACCCCTAGAGGGTGGCAGAGAGGAGATGCTGTGACTGTGCAGCATGGGTGGAGGGGGGTCTGGGTGACCGGAAGAAACCGGTTTATCTCACGGAGCTGAATAGGTAAATAGAGTTCCTACGCTGGATCGGTAGGCTGCAGAAGGATCCAGGAAgcatctagaccaggggtctcaaactcaatttcccTGGGGACCGCAGGAGTCAAAGTCAGgacgaggctgggccgcataaggaatttcacaatcgcggcgcatcgccacctctgcccgcccctctcactcttccttcacagagaggggcggggagaggcggcgatccgtgcgtcgattgacgtcaggaggggcagagctaaagctgaaagctctgccccttccaggaaatgccggcggattgccccccgggcgatttggaggctctgcagcagtggtgctcagcagagctcgaatattcgagtagctcgaatattcgagctctttttcagctattcgagctcggtattcgagctccgaatagctggagctattcgaatgggctatccgagtacactcgaatagcccattcactattcgagctattcgagcaacccggcgctattcgagctcggtaccgagctcgaatagcgtcatagcccagattgatgtccttagagccaatcagagggctcccaggccctctgacggcagccaatcacagagggggaccctggccagcccctaccctataaatagcggccgccatgttccgtttctccgtgcttgcctgagacttgtacagagagagagttgctcctttgtgctttggcttagcaagagctctattgtggtcatttacctagcgtttttgctcacatacacctcctatacacacctgtattcgagctccgaatagctggagctattcgaatgggctatccgagtacactcgaatagcccattcactattcgagctattcgagcaacccggcgctattcgagctcggtaccgagctcgaatagcgtcatagcccagattgatgtccttagagccaatcagagggctcccaggccctctgacggcagccaatcacagagggggaccctggccagcccctaccctataaatagcggccgccatgttccgtttctccgtgcttgcctgagacttgtacagagagagagttgctcctttgtgctttggcttagcaagagctctattgtggtcatttacctagcgtttttgctcacatacacctcctatacacacctatattgttgttagttatttagacattgtattttagttagtagcttgtgtgttacattagagacaggcagctgctgcaagcttacaggtttaggcctcaggggggccttgcctctgt
Proteins encoded in this region:
- the FAM177B gene encoding protein FAM177B, whose protein sequence is MSDGDTMLKEVELGDVEEQRLPRRIIHFASGETMEEYSTEEEEEGEEEKGQRIDFSKVDTGCLIMCTTGRVREETPQLCDRVKWDSGSAETTCDFLGGKLATMFGLNSPKYQYAIDEYKRAQEEDSDEEGDGHYIPGAPEKNVLREREQLQMQSLEYGTIQSQETSQDTEETYHVYTETSHSDPTPTKE